The DNA sequence CGGCCGGCAGACGTCGCTTCTCGCGGAGCGGGAACGCCACGTTGTCGAAGACCGTCATGGAGTCGAAGAGCGCCCCGCCCTGGAAGACGACGCCGTAGCGCTGCCGGATCCCGTCAAGCGCGCGCGGGCGGAGGCGCGTGATATCGGTCCCGTCCACCAGGACGCGTCCCGCGTCCGGTCGGAGCAGCCCCAGGAGGTGCTTGAGGAACACCGTCTTCCCTCCGCCGCTCCGGCCGATGACGATCATGACCTCGCCGGTCGGCACTTCCAGCGAGAGGCCCTGGAGGACCGCCTGGCCGTCGAAGGATTTGTAGAGGTCCTCGGCGCGTATCACGGGAGCACGGAGCCCATGAAATAGTCCCAGACGAGGATCAGGACCGAGGAGAGCACGACCGCCTCGGTCGTGGCGCGCGACACGCCCTCGGCGCCGTGGCCCGCGTAGTATCCCTTGTAGGCGCAGACCCAGGTCACGAGGACGCCGAAGCTCAGCGACTTCCAGAAGCCGGTCATGATGTCGGCCAGGTCCACGAAGGTCTGCATCTCGCCGAAGTAGGTCCCGGACGAGAGGCCCAAGAGCTTCACGCCGACGAGATAGCCGCCGAAGATGCCGACCACGTCGAAGAGGGCGGTCATGAGCGGAAAGGTGATGAGGCCGGCCACGAGCGCCGGGACGACCAGGTAGCGGAACGGGTTCAGGGCCATCACGGTGAGGGCGTCGATCTGCTCGGAAATCCGCATGATCCCGATCTCGGCCGTCAGCGCGGAGCCCGCTCGTCCCGTCACCATGAGGGCTGAGAGCACCGGGCCGAGCTCCCGGATAAGCGAGAGCGCGACCGCCGGGCCGAGAAAGGCCTCCGAGCCGAAGCGCGTGAGCGTGAGGAATACCTGGAGTCCCAGCACCATCCCGGTGAAGGCGCCGGTGAGGATGATGACCGAGAGCGAGCGGAACCCGATGAAGTGGATCCGTTGCAGCACCTGGTAGCCCTTGAAGGGAGGGATGAAGGTCCACGTGATCGCTTGAGCGAGGAAGAGCCCGAAGCGGCCCAGCGACTGCACTCCCTCCAGCGAGACCTGGCCGACGGACTGGACGGAAGTCAGGAGGGCGGCGTAGGCGCTCATCGGTTGCTTTGGCGATAGACCCCCAATGCCCACAAGGGGAAGTACTTCGCGTAATAGTGGTACTTGAGGTACAAGACTCGGGGGAAGCCAGTGCCGTTCCAGTAGCGATCCTCCCACGAGCCGTCGTCCCGCTGGCTCTCGAGCAGGTACCGCATGCCCCGCTCGACGCGCGCGCCCGCGGTGCGACCGCCGGCAAACAGGCTCAGCAGCGCCCAGGCTGTGTGGCTCGGCGTCGACGGTCCCACCCCGGCCAGGGAGCGGTCCGCGTAGCTCTCGCAGGTCTCGCCCCAGCCGCCGTCCGGGTTCTGCCTGCTCTCGATCCAATCGAGCGCCTTCTGGACGTACCCCTGCGAGAGGTCTTCCCCGATCGCCCGCAGTCCCCGGAGCACCGACCAGGTGCCGTAGATGTAGTTCACGCCCCAGCGCCCGTACCACGGGCCGCTCGGGTGCTGGGTGCGCCGGAGGAAGCGGATCGCTCTCGCCGCCCCGGGGAAGTCGGGACCATAGCCGAGCGTGCCCAGGGCTTCGAGCCCGCGCCCGGTGAGGTCTTCG is a window from the Candidatus Rokuibacteriota bacterium genome containing:
- a CDS encoding ABC transporter permease; the encoded protein is MSAYAALLTSVQSVGQVSLEGVQSLGRFGLFLAQAITWTFIPPFKGYQVLQRIHFIGFRSLSVIILTGAFTGMVLGLQVFLTLTRFGSEAFLGPAVALSLIRELGPVLSALMVTGRAGSALTAEIGIMRISEQIDALTVMALNPFRYLVVPALVAGLITFPLMTALFDVVGIFGGYLVGVKLLGLSSGTYFGEMQTFVDLADIMTGFWKSLSFGVLVTWVCAYKGYYAGHGAEGVSRATTEAVVLSSVLILVWDYFMGSVLP